A window of Nicotiana tabacum cultivar K326 chromosome 24, ASM71507v2, whole genome shotgun sequence contains these coding sequences:
- the LOC142178004 gene encoding uncharacterized protein LOC142178004: MGHTIAVTTRSGRGIVASTSNPRKIVNDDVVMQEEDEPRNDENVNDEVRIYIDENVEETQDDKRSMNCEMIKMTHQVSAIVHSMAPNLEDPVAFTIPCTIGSGDFAKALCDLGASINLMPYSVFNTLGMGKPRPISMRLQMADRTIKSPLGIIDDVLVRVDKFILPANFVILDCEVDYEVPIILGRPLLATRRP, from the exons ATGGGCCATACTATAGCGGTGACTACAAGAAGTGGTAGAGGTATAGTTGCTAGTACCTCCAATCCAAGAAAGATCGTGAATGATGATGTGGTTATGCAAGAAGAGGATGAGCCAAGAAATGATGAGAATGTGAACGATGAAGTGAGGATATACATTGATGAAAACGTGGAGGAGACACAAGATGAT aagaggtcaATGAACTGTGAgatgatcaaaatgacacatcaagtgagtgccattgtgcaTTCCATGGCTCCAAATCTGGAAGATCCCGttgcctttacaattccatgcactattggtagtGGCGATTTTGCCaaagccttgtgtgatttgggagcgagcattaatttgatgccatattctgTGTTCAATACATTGGGGATGGGGAAACCAAGACCTAtttccatgaggttgcaaatggcggaccGAACAATAAAAAGTccattggggataattgatgatgtgctagTTCGGGTTGACAAGTTCATACTTCCCGCAAATTTTGTGATACTcgactgtgaggttgactatgaggttccaatcatattggggagacctttacTAGCTACaagaaggccttag